A DNA window from Bacteroides cellulosilyticus contains the following coding sequences:
- a CDS encoding TonB family protein, translated as MDPKKKGKYIGMVGALLVHVAFILLLILVGFALPEQQDEDGMPVMLGEVPNAFGSADPSLVKVDVMPETVAPKVQETVEQEMLTQEDEETVVIKPKAEPKKEEVKKKPEKTEAEKAEEARKLAEAKAERERREAEEAARKRVAGAFGKGAQMGSKGTTEGTGIQGSPTGNAPEGASSGTGGYGTFDLGGRSIGQGGLPRPAYNVQDEGIVVVSITVNPAGHVIATSIDRKTNTINSALRKAAEDAAKKARFNAVSGLNNQTGTITYYFKLK; from the coding sequence GTGGATCCGAAGAAGAAAGGCAAATATATAGGAATGGTAGGTGCGCTGCTGGTACATGTAGCGTTCATTCTCCTGTTAATACTGGTTGGCTTCGCTTTGCCCGAGCAGCAGGATGAAGACGGTATGCCGGTAATGCTGGGTGAAGTGCCCAATGCATTTGGAAGTGCTGATCCCTCCCTGGTGAAAGTGGATGTGATGCCTGAGACCGTTGCCCCTAAAGTGCAGGAGACGGTAGAACAGGAGATGCTTACCCAGGAGGATGAAGAAACCGTTGTTATCAAGCCCAAAGCAGAACCTAAAAAGGAAGAAGTAAAGAAGAAACCGGAGAAGACGGAAGCTGAGAAAGCGGAAGAAGCCCGGAAGTTGGCAGAAGCTAAAGCCGAGCGGGAACGCAGGGAGGCGGAAGAGGCGGCCCGTAAGAGGGTGGCAGGTGCCTTCGGAAAAGGAGCACAAATGGGAAGCAAAGGTACGACTGAGGGAACAGGTATTCAGGGAAGTCCCACCGGAAATGCGCCGGAAGGTGCGTCTAGCGGAACGGGAGGTTATGGAACTTTTGACCTCGGCGGACGTTCTATAGGACAAGGAGGTTTGCCGCGTCCGGCATATAATGTGCAGGATGAAGGGATTGTGGTGGTTTCTATTACTGTAAATCCGGCAGGACATGTTATTGCTACCAGTATTGACCGGAAGACCAATACCATAAATTCTGCCTTGCGGAAGGCGGCTGAAGATGCTGCTAAGAAAGCGCGTTTCAATGCTGTAAGCGGTTTGAATAACCAGACAGGAACGATAACATATTACTTTAAACTAAAATAA
- a CDS encoding HU family DNA-binding protein: MSVIFRTVERPSDPRVENSPKKYFPQLITLGQTVDLAFIAQKMQDRSSLSIGDIKSTMQNFVEKLKEQLLEGKTVNIAGLGVFLLAAKSKGEEKAEDVTAKSVDSVRIFFQANKELKITKTATRAGEKLDLVSLDDYLKGLSNVPAGGGSDGGSGDNSGDGGLDENPLG, from the coding sequence ATGAGCGTAATTTTTAGAACGGTGGAGAGACCGTCCGACCCTCGGGTTGAGAATTCTCCCAAAAAGTATTTTCCGCAGTTAATAACTTTAGGACAGACTGTAGATTTGGCATTTATTGCTCAGAAGATGCAGGATCGTTCTTCACTCTCTATTGGTGATATCAAGAGTACCATGCAGAACTTTGTGGAGAAGTTGAAAGAGCAGTTGCTGGAAGGTAAGACAGTGAATATTGCCGGGTTGGGTGTATTTCTGCTGGCTGCTAAGTCGAAAGGAGAGGAAAAGGCAGAAGATGTGACTGCCAAGAGTGTGGACAGCGTTCGCATATTCTTTCAAGCCAATAAAGAGTTGAAGATAACCAAGACTGCTACGCGTGCCGGTGAAAAGTTGGATCTGGTCAGTTTGGACGATTATCTGAAAGGTCTATCAAACGTTCCTGCGGGAGGTGGCTCGGACGGTGGTTCGGGAGATAACTCGGGCGATGGAGGACTGGATGAGAATCCACTCGGATAA
- a CDS encoding smalltalk protein, giving the protein MKKTNWKVILKVIIAVATAIAGVIGGQAMTF; this is encoded by the coding sequence ATGAAGAAAACGAATTGGAAGGTGATTTTAAAAGTGATTATTGCTGTTGCTACTGCCATCGCAGGTGTGATTGGAGGGCAGGCTATGACATTTTAA
- a CDS encoding pyridoxine 5'-phosphate synthase — protein MTRLSVNINKIATLRNARGGDVPNVVKVALDCESFGAEGITVHPRPDERHIRQRDVYDLRPLLRTEFNIEGYPAPEFIDLVLKVKPHQVTLVPDSPTQLTSNAGWDTKQNLEFLTEVLDTFNDAGIRTSVFVSADAEMIEYAAKAGADRVELYTEPYATAYPQNKEAAVAPFVEAAKVARSLGLGLNAGHDLSLVNLNYLYQNIPWMDEVSIGHSLISDALYLGLERTIQEYKNCLR, from the coding sequence ATGACTAGATTAAGTGTAAACATAAACAAGATTGCGACGTTGCGTAATGCGCGTGGAGGGGATGTCCCTAATGTGGTGAAAGTAGCACTGGATTGTGAAAGCTTTGGTGCGGAAGGAATTACCGTACATCCACGCCCTGATGAACGTCATATACGCCAGAGGGATGTGTATGATCTTCGCCCGTTGCTTCGTACTGAATTTAATATCGAAGGATATCCTGCCCCCGAATTTATTGATCTGGTATTGAAAGTGAAGCCGCATCAGGTTACTCTGGTTCCGGATAGTCCGACTCAGCTGACTTCTAATGCAGGCTGGGATACCAAGCAGAATCTGGAATTTCTGACCGAAGTGCTCGATACATTTAATGATGCAGGCATCCGTACTTCCGTATTTGTATCGGCGGATGCGGAGATGATAGAGTATGCTGCCAAAGCCGGTGCCGACCGGGTGGAACTCTATACCGAACCCTATGCGACCGCTTATCCGCAGAATAAGGAAGCCGCCGTTGCTCCTTTTGTAGAGGCAGCCAAAGTGGCACGTAGTCTGGGCCTGGGCCTGAATGCCGGACATGACCTGAGTTTGGTGAATCTGAATTATTTATATCAAAACATTCCATGGATGGATGAAGTCTCTATCGGACACTCGTTGATAAGCGATGCTCTGTATCTGGGATTGGAACGTACCATTCAGGAATATAAAAACTGTCTTCGTTGA
- a CDS encoding NAD kinase, whose translation MKFAIFGNTYQAKKSTHAETLFRLLERRNAQLCICREFYNFLTSDLHMTIASAELFDGDDFTADMVISIGGDGTFLKAASRVGKKNIPILGINTGRLGFLADISPEEMEETFDEIYNNHYKVEERSVLQLHCDDKKLMESPYALNEIAVLKRDSSSMISIHTAINGAHLTTYQADGLVVSTPTGSTAYSLSVGGPVIVPHSKTIAITPVAPHSLNVRPIVICDDWEITLDVESRSHSFLVAIDGRSESCKETTRLRISRADYSIKVIKRFNHVFFDTLRNKLMWGADVR comes from the coding sequence ATGAAATTTGCCATATTTGGAAATACTTACCAAGCAAAAAAATCAACACATGCGGAAACTTTATTCCGCTTGTTGGAGCGGCGTAATGCCCAGCTTTGCATTTGCAGGGAGTTCTATAACTTCCTGACTTCCGACCTGCACATGACTATCGCTTCCGCCGAGCTCTTTGACGGAGACGATTTTACAGCAGATATGGTCATCAGTATCGGGGGCGACGGTACGTTCCTGAAAGCAGCCAGCCGGGTAGGCAAAAAGAATATTCCCATTCTGGGTATCAATACCGGCCGCCTCGGTTTCCTGGCAGACATTTCTCCGGAAGAGATGGAAGAGACTTTCGATGAGATTTATAATAACCACTACAAGGTGGAAGAACGTAGCGTGTTGCAATTACATTGTGATGATAAAAAATTGATGGAATCGCCTTATGCACTCAATGAAATTGCAGTATTGAAACGCGATAGTTCTTCAATGATCAGCATTCATACTGCTATCAATGGTGCCCATCTCACCACTTATCAGGCGGACGGGTTGGTGGTATCCACCCCTACCGGTTCCACGGCTTATTCGCTGAGTGTCGGTGGTCCGGTTATCGTGCCTCATAGCAAAACGATTGCTATCACTCCGGTAGCTCCGCATAGTTTGAATGTCCGTCCCATCGTTATTTGCGATGATTGGGAAATCACTCTTGACGTAGAAAGCCGCAGCCACAGTTTTCTGGTTGCCATCGACGGTCGTAGTGAATCCTGCAAAGAAACAACCCGTCTGCGAATCTCACGGGCTGATTACAGCATTAAGGTAATCAAACGCTTCAATCATGTGTTCTTTGATACGCTTCGCAATAAGCTGATGTGGGGAGCGGATGTAAGATAA
- a CDS encoding BT_3928 family protein, translating into METKQKHIIWKSWVNVCRFLLAAVFIFSGFVKAVDPLGSFYKIQDYLTAFGMAAWFPTYLQLLFAIVLSALEFSVGVFLFFGIRRRFATTLALMLMIVMTPLTLYLALANPVSDCGCFGDAWVLTNWETFGKNVVLFIAAVSVFKGGKQIIRFITAKMAWMVSMYTFFFVFVLSFYCLDNLPILDFRPYKIGKNIKEGMEIPEGAKPSVFESKFILEKDGKKQEFTLDNYPDSTWTFVETRTVLKEKGYEPPIHDFSIVSLETGEDLTDSILSDKGYTFLLVAHRIEKADDSDIDLINEIYDYSVEHGYGFYALTSSPEEQIELWRDKTGAEYPFCQTDDITLKTIIRSNPGLILIKDGVILNKWSDNSLPDEYVLTDSLDKLELGQQKQESDLRTIGYVLLWFIIPLLMVIGVDILVVKRRERKRAKNKVISDGVMSDKQELPQP; encoded by the coding sequence TTGGAGACTAAGCAGAAACATATAATATGGAAGAGCTGGGTGAATGTTTGCCGTTTTTTACTGGCGGCGGTATTCATCTTTTCCGGCTTTGTGAAGGCAGTCGATCCGTTAGGCTCTTTTTATAAGATTCAGGATTATCTGACGGCTTTCGGAATGGCCGCGTGGTTTCCTACATATTTGCAGCTACTGTTTGCCATCGTATTGTCGGCGTTGGAATTCTCAGTGGGAGTTTTCCTGTTCTTCGGTATACGGCGGAGGTTTGCTACGACTCTGGCACTGATGCTGATGATCGTGATGACACCGCTGACACTGTATCTGGCGTTAGCGAATCCGGTGTCCGATTGTGGTTGTTTCGGTGATGCATGGGTGTTGACAAACTGGGAAACGTTTGGCAAGAATGTAGTATTGTTTATTGCAGCCGTATCTGTCTTCAAAGGTGGAAAACAAATCATTCGCTTTATTACGGCAAAAATGGCATGGATGGTTTCCATGTATACGTTCTTTTTTGTGTTTGTGCTTTCATTCTATTGCCTGGACAATCTGCCTATTCTGGATTTCCGTCCTTACAAGATCGGAAAGAATATCAAAGAAGGCATGGAAATACCCGAAGGAGCAAAACCCAGTGTGTTTGAGAGCAAGTTCATTCTGGAGAAAGACGGAAAAAAACAGGAATTTACACTGGATAATTACCCGGATAGCACATGGACGTTTGTTGAAACACGTACGGTGTTGAAGGAAAAAGGATACGAGCCTCCGATTCACGACTTCTCTATTGTAAGTCTGGAAACCGGAGAGGATTTGACCGATAGCATCTTATCCGATAAGGGATATACATTTCTGTTGGTAGCTCATCGCATTGAAAAAGCTGACGATAGCGATATAGATCTTATTAACGAGATCTATGATTATAGTGTGGAGCATGGTTACGGCTTTTATGCCCTGACTTCTTCGCCGGAGGAACAAATAGAATTGTGGCGTGATAAGACCGGTGCAGAATATCCTTTCTGCCAGACGGACGACATCACTTTGAAGACTATTATCCGTTCCAATCCCGGATTGATACTGATAAAGGATGGCGTAATTCTGAATAAGTGGAGTGATAATAGCTTGCCGGATGAATACGTGTTGACGGATAGCCTGGATAAACTGGAACTCGGTCAGCAGAAACAAGAAAGTGATTTGCGCACGATTGGTTACGTTCTTTTGTGGTTTATCATTCCGTTGCTGATGGTTATCGGTGTGGACATCCTGGTTGTGAAGCGCAGGGAAAGAAAGAGAGCGAAAAATAAAGTGATTAGCGATGGAGTGATGAGTGATAAGCAAGAGCTTCCACAGCCATAA
- a CDS encoding ExbD/TolR family protein: protein MASMTDVIFLLLIFFMITSTVVSPNAIKVLLPQGKQQTSAKPLTRVIIDKDLNFYAAFGNDKEQAISLEELTPFLQSCAAKEPEMYVALYADEAVPYREIVKVLNIANENKFKMVLATRPPEGK, encoded by the coding sequence ATGGCATCCATGACGGACGTCATCTTCCTGTTGCTGATCTTTTTTATGATCACGTCTACGGTTGTTTCGCCGAACGCTATCAAGGTGTTGCTTCCGCAAGGAAAACAGCAGACGTCGGCTAAGCCCTTGACGCGGGTTATTATCGATAAGGACCTGAATTTTTACGCGGCGTTTGGAAATGATAAGGAGCAGGCGATTTCTTTGGAAGAATTGACTCCTTTCCTGCAATCGTGCGCTGCAAAAGAACCGGAAATGTATGTGGCGCTTTATGCTGACGAAGCTGTGCCTTACCGGGAAATCGTGAAAGTGCTGAATATTGCCAATGAGAATAAGTTCAAGATGGTGCTGGCTACACGTCCGCCTGAAGGAAAATGA
- a CDS encoding DUF1599 domain-containing protein, with amino-acid sequence MKDTKQQFEHVIAICRDLFSKKLHDYGPAWRILRPASVTDQIFIKANRIRSIETKGVTLVDEGIRSEFIAIVNYGIIGLIQLELGYAESADITNEEAMALYDKYAKISLDLMLAKNHDYDEAWRSMRVSSYTDLILMKIYRTKQIESLSGQTLVSEGVDANYMDMINYSVFGLIKIEFGD; translated from the coding sequence ATGAAAGATACCAAACAACAATTTGAGCATGTCATTGCCATCTGTCGTGATTTGTTCTCCAAGAAACTACATGATTACGGTCCGGCATGGCGTATTCTCCGTCCGGCTTCCGTGACTGACCAGATATTCATTAAAGCCAATCGTATCAGGAGTATTGAAACTAAAGGAGTGACGTTGGTGGACGAAGGAATACGTTCCGAGTTCATTGCGATAGTCAACTATGGCATTATCGGATTGATACAGCTGGAACTGGGATATGCGGAATCAGCCGATATCACGAATGAAGAAGCAATGGCGTTGTATGACAAATATGCTAAAATTTCATTGGATCTGATGCTTGCTAAGAATCATGATTACGATGAGGCATGGCGCAGCATGCGTGTCAGTTCATACACTGATCTGATATTGATGAAAATCTACCGTACGAAACAGATTGAAAGCCTGTCAGGACAGACTTTGGTTTCGGAAGGAGTGGATGCTAATTATATGGACATGATTAATTATTCCGTATTCGGTTTGATTAAGATTGAATTTGGAGACTAA
- a CDS encoding MotA/TolQ/ExbB proton channel family protein — translation MNVMLLLAQVAPALTDSIAGANPVLTPVAGPEEMNLWSMAVKGGWIMIVLGLLSILCFYILFERNYVIRKAGKEDPMFMDKIKDYILDGEIKAAIAYCRSVNTPAARMIEKGISRLGRPVNDVQAAIENVGNIEVAKLEKGLTIMATISGGAPMIGFLGTVTGMVRAFYEMANAGNNIDITLLSGGIYEAMITTVGGLIVGIIAMFAYNYLVTLVDGVVNKMEAKTMAFMDLLNEPAS, via the coding sequence ATGAATGTAATGTTGTTATTAGCCCAAGTGGCTCCGGCGCTGACCGATTCTATTGCGGGCGCCAATCCGGTATTAACTCCGGTAGCTGGTCCTGAAGAGATGAACCTATGGAGCATGGCTGTCAAGGGTGGTTGGATTATGATCGTTCTTGGATTGCTGTCCATCCTTTGTTTCTACATCTTGTTCGAACGCAACTATGTGATCAGGAAAGCCGGCAAAGAGGACCCGATGTTCATGGATAAGATAAAGGATTACATCCTGGATGGAGAAATAAAAGCTGCCATAGCTTATTGCCGCAGCGTAAATACTCCGGCTGCCCGTATGATAGAGAAAGGTATCAGCCGTTTGGGACGTCCGGTGAATGATGTGCAGGCTGCCATTGAGAATGTGGGAAACATTGAGGTAGCGAAGCTGGAAAAAGGATTGACGATTATGGCAACCATCTCCGGAGGTGCGCCGATGATTGGTTTCCTCGGTACAGTGACCGGTATGGTGCGTGCTTTCTACGAAATGGCCAATGCAGGTAACAACATCGATATCACATTGCTTTCGGGCGGTATCTACGAGGCTATGATCACTACGGTAGGTGGTTTGATCGTGGGTATTATTGCGATGTTTGCCTATAACTACCTCGTGACTCTGGTAGACGGCGTGGTGAATAAGATGGAGGCTAAAACCATGGCATTCATGGACCTCTTGAATGAACCCGCTTCCTAA
- a CDS encoding DJ-1 family glyoxalase III yields the protein MGTVYVFFADGFEEVEAFTSVDVMRRAGLNVEMITVTPDEIVTGAHDVPVLCDKNVVNCDFYDADLVLLPGGMPGAATLEKCPELRKLVLDFAEKNKPIAAICAAPMILGKLGLLKGRKATCYPGFEQYLEGAECTGAPVERDGNIITGKGPGAAMEFALTVVDMMLGKEKVQELKEAMCVN from the coding sequence ATGGGTACAGTTTATGTTTTTTTTGCAGACGGATTTGAAGAAGTGGAAGCTTTCACCTCTGTGGATGTAATGAGACGTGCAGGGCTGAACGTGGAAATGATAACGGTGACTCCCGATGAGATAGTAACAGGTGCACATGATGTACCGGTGCTTTGTGATAAGAATGTAGTGAACTGTGATTTCTATGACGCAGATTTAGTTCTTTTACCCGGTGGAATGCCCGGAGCAGCTACTTTGGAGAAGTGCCCGGAACTTCGGAAACTGGTCTTGGATTTTGCTGAAAAGAATAAACCGATTGCTGCCATTTGTGCCGCTCCTATGATATTGGGTAAGCTTGGCTTGCTGAAAGGCCGCAAGGCAACTTGCTATCCCGGCTTCGAACAATACCTGGAAGGTGCTGAATGTACAGGTGCTCCGGTGGAAAGAGACGGTAACATCATTACCGGAAAAGGACCGGGTGCTGCGATGGAATTTGCTCTGACGGTTGTAGATATGATGCTCGGAAAAGAGAAGGTACAGGAACTGAAAGAGGCAATGTGTGTTAATTGA
- a CDS encoding M23 family metallopeptidase, translating to MNFNCIKTILIAATAMVSLNSFSQDLIARQAPIDRKLKSVDSLALQKQIRAEQSAYPGLSLYPTWNNEYVQAYGDAIVPESYKVDLTGFCMPTTHTKITDVFGYRPRRRRMHYGLDVKVFIGDTIRAAFDGKVRVVKNQGRRGYGKYIVIRHDNGLETVYGHLSKQIVDINQLVKAGEPIALGGNTGRSTGSHLHFETRFLGIPIDPALMFDFEKQDVVADHYTFTKTKTSKGTARSMASGEGLFYKVKSGDTLSKIASRQGVSIDKLCQLNRITRKTILRPGQVLRCS from the coding sequence ATGAATTTCAATTGCATTAAAACGATCCTAATAGCTGCGACGGCAATGGTCAGCCTGAATTCTTTTTCTCAGGATTTGATTGCCCGACAAGCCCCCATCGACAGGAAACTAAAGAGCGTTGACTCGTTGGCTTTACAGAAACAGATACGTGCTGAACAATCTGCTTATCCAGGTCTAAGTCTATATCCGACTTGGAATAATGAGTATGTACAAGCTTATGGCGATGCTATCGTTCCTGAAAGCTATAAAGTGGACCTGACAGGTTTCTGTATGCCTACAACGCATACGAAGATTACCGATGTCTTCGGTTATCGCCCCAGAAGACGCAGAATGCACTATGGCTTGGATGTTAAAGTATTCATCGGTGATACGATTCGAGCTGCTTTCGATGGTAAAGTACGCGTAGTAAAGAATCAGGGACGCCGTGGCTATGGTAAGTATATCGTTATTCGTCATGACAATGGACTGGAAACAGTTTACGGACACTTGTCCAAACAGATCGTAGATATTAATCAGTTGGTTAAAGCCGGAGAACCTATCGCTTTAGGTGGCAATACCGGACGTTCTACCGGTTCGCATCTTCACTTTGAAACCCGTTTCCTGGGAATTCCTATTGACCCCGCTTTAATGTTCGACTTTGAAAAGCAAGACGTTGTTGCTGATCATTATACTTTCACTAAGACCAAGACTTCAAAAGGAACTGCTCGCAGCATGGCTTCTGGTGAAGGTTTGTTCTATAAAGTGAAGAGTGGCGATACATTGTCTAAGATTGCATCCCGTCAGGGAGTATCTATTGACAAGCTCTGTCAGTTGAATCGCATTACACGGAAAACAATCTTACGTCCGGGACAGGTATTGCGTTGTTCGTAA
- a CDS encoding 2-C-methyl-D-erythritol 4-phosphate cytidylyltransferase: protein MVQYALIVAGGKGLRMGGELPKQFLPIGGKPVLMRTLEAFYAYNPEIHIILVLPHSQQSYWTELCAEHSFSLPHTVADGGETRFHSVKNGLAHVTTPGLVGVHDGVRPFVSREVIARCYELAAEKKAVIPVIDVVETVRHLKGEESVTVSRDEYKLVQTPQVFDADLLKQAYEQPYTSFFTDDASVVEAMGVSVYLAAGNRENIKITTPFDLKIAAALLDSCLI from the coding sequence ATGGTTCAGTATGCTCTGATAGTTGCCGGTGGTAAAGGGTTGCGCATGGGAGGCGAACTTCCCAAACAGTTTCTGCCTATAGGTGGAAAACCTGTTTTGATGCGTACTTTGGAAGCCTTTTATGCCTACAATCCGGAGATACATATAATATTAGTGCTCCCGCATAGCCAGCAATCTTATTGGACAGAGCTATGTGCGGAGCATTCTTTTTCTTTGCCGCATACAGTGGCGGACGGAGGTGAAACCCGCTTCCATTCGGTAAAGAATGGATTGGCTCATGTTACTACTCCGGGATTGGTTGGTGTCCATGATGGGGTACGCCCGTTTGTTTCCCGGGAAGTCATAGCCCGTTGTTATGAATTGGCTGCTGAAAAAAAGGCGGTGATTCCTGTGATAGATGTGGTGGAGACTGTACGCCATCTCAAAGGAGAAGAAAGCGTGACCGTCAGCCGGGATGAGTATAAATTGGTACAGACTCCCCAGGTGTTTGATGCCGATTTACTGAAACAGGCCTATGAACAACCTTATACTTCTTTCTTTACGGACGACGCTTCGGTAGTGGAAGCGATGGGAGTATCTGTATACCTCGCGGCAGGTAATCGGGAAAACATTAAAATTACGACTCCCTTTGATTTGAAAATAGCCGCTGCTTTGTTGGATTCATGTTTGATTTAG
- the recG gene encoding ATP-dependent DNA helicase RecG has product MFDLASRDIKYLSGVGPQRASVLNKELNIYSLHDLLYYFPYKYVDRSRIYYIHEIDGTMPYIQLKGEILGFETIGEGRQRRLIAHFSDGTGIVDLVWFQGIKFLVGKYKVHQEYIVFGKPSVFNGRINIAHPDIDNASELKLSTMGLQPYYNTTEKMKRSSLNSHAIEKMMSAVVQQLREPLPETLSPAILTEHHLMPLTEALMNIHFPANPELLRKAQYRLKFEELFYVQLNILRYAKDRQRKYRGYVFETVGGIFNTFYAKNLPFELTGAQKRVLKEIRRDVGSGKQMNRLLQGDVGSGKTLVALMSMLIALDNGYQACMMAPTEILANQHFETIRELLYGMDIRVELLTGSVKGKKREAILTGLLTGDVRILIGTHAVIEDTVNFSSLGLVVIDEQHRFGVAQRARLWTKNVQPPHVLVMTATPIPRTLAMTLYGDLDVSVIDELPPGRKPIVTIHKYDAHRVSLYQSVHRQIAEGRQVYIVYPLIKESEKIDLKNLEEGYLHICEEFPDCKVCKVHGKMKAAEKDAQMQLFVSGEAQIMVATTVIEVGVNVPNASVMIIENAERFGLSQLHQLRGRVGRGAEQSYCILVTGYKLVEETRKRLEIMVRTNDGFEIAEADLKLRGPGDLEGTQQSGIAFDLKIADIARDGQLLQYVRNVAEEVVDADPTSIRPENEILWRQLKALRKTNVNWASIS; this is encoded by the coding sequence ATGTTTGATTTAGCTTCTCGTGACATAAAATACCTGTCGGGTGTAGGGCCGCAACGTGCCTCAGTACTCAATAAGGAATTGAATATCTATTCCCTTCACGACTTATTGTATTATTTCCCCTATAAATATGTAGACCGTAGCCGTATCTATTATATCCATGAGATAGACGGTACGATGCCTTATATCCAACTGAAAGGTGAAATCCTGGGTTTTGAGACGATTGGAGAAGGTAGGCAACGCCGTCTGATTGCCCATTTCTCGGATGGTACGGGGATTGTGGATTTAGTCTGGTTTCAGGGAATTAAATTTCTCGTCGGTAAGTATAAGGTACATCAGGAATATATTGTATTTGGTAAACCCAGCGTCTTCAACGGACGGATCAACATTGCTCATCCGGATATCGATAATGCTTCGGAACTGAAGCTCTCGACAATGGGATTGCAACCTTATTATAATACAACGGAGAAAATGAAGCGGAGTTCCCTCAATTCTCATGCAATTGAGAAGATGATGAGCGCCGTAGTGCAGCAACTCCGCGAACCGTTGCCCGAAACGCTTTCTCCCGCTATATTGACAGAGCATCATTTGATGCCACTGACGGAAGCTTTGATGAATATTCATTTTCCGGCAAATCCGGAATTGCTTCGTAAAGCGCAATATCGCTTGAAGTTTGAAGAACTTTTTTATGTACAGTTGAATATTCTCCGCTATGCCAAAGACAGGCAACGGAAATACCGTGGATATGTATTTGAAACGGTAGGAGGGATATTCAATACTTTCTATGCCAAGAATCTGCCTTTCGAACTGACAGGTGCCCAGAAGCGTGTACTGAAAGAAATACGCCGGGATGTGGGGAGCGGTAAGCAAATGAACCGTCTGTTGCAGGGGGATGTAGGCAGTGGAAAAACGCTGGTGGCACTGATGAGTATGCTGATAGCGTTGGATAATGGTTATCAGGCTTGTATGATGGCACCCACCGAAATTTTGGCTAACCAGCATTTTGAGACAATCCGCGAGTTGTTGTACGGAATGGATATACGTGTGGAATTGCTGACCGGTTCTGTGAAAGGAAAAAAGCGGGAAGCCATTCTCACCGGTCTGTTAACAGGAGATGTGCGAATACTGATCGGTACGCATGCCGTGATAGAAGATACCGTGAATTTCTCTTCACTGGGATTGGTGGTGATAGATGAACAGCACCGTTTCGGCGTGGCACAACGCGCACGTTTATGGACTAAGAATGTGCAGCCGCCCCATGTGTTAGTCATGACAGCTACCCCTATTCCGCGTACATTGGCCATGACATTATACGGTGATCTCGATGTCTCCGTCATTGATGAACTGCCGCCGGGACGTAAACCTATTGTGACCATTCATAAATATGATGCGCACCGTGTAAGCTTGTACCAATCCGTTCATAGACAGATTGCAGAGGGCAGACAGGTATATATTGTATATCCTTTGATTAAGGAAAGTGAGAAAATCGATTTAAAGAACCTGGAAGAAGGCTACCTTCATATTTGTGAGGAATTTCCGGATTGTAAAGTCTGCAAAGTGCATGGCAAGATGAAAGCTGCTGAGAAGGATGCGCAGATGCAGCTTTTTGTTTCGGGCGAAGCACAGATAATGGTAGCGACTACAGTGATTGAGGTAGGCGTAAATGTACCGAATGCTTCCGTGATGATTATTGAGAATGCAGAGCGCTTCGGTTTGTCACAGCTCCATCAGTTGCGTGGTCGTGTAGGCCGTGGAGCGGAACAGTCTTATTGTATTTTAGTGACCGGATACAAGTTGGTCGAGGAAACCCGCAAGCGCCTGGAAATTATGGTGCGGACAAATGACGGCTTTGAAATAGCTGAAGCCGATCTGAAGCTACGCGGCCCCGGTGATTTGGAAGGCACACAGCAAAGCGGTATTGCCTTCGACCTGAAAATTGCCGATATAGCGCGCGACGGACAGCTGCTGCAATATGTGCGCAATGTTGCCGAAGAAGTGGTTGATGCCGATCCTACCAGTATCCGCCCGGAGAATGAAATCCTGTGGCGCCAGCTAAAGGCACTTCGGAAAACTAACGTTAACTGGGCTTCCATTAGTTGA